Proteins co-encoded in one Gouania willdenowi chromosome 1, fGouWil2.1, whole genome shotgun sequence genomic window:
- the rnf24 gene encoding RING finger protein 24 isoform X1 has translation MTLHQHFVTQAQTWKIISMSSDFPHYSFKMPNIGFQNLPLNIYIVVFGTAIFVFILSLLFCCYLIRLRHQAHKELYAYKQVIQKEKVKELNLHEICAVCLEEFKQKDELGICPCKHAFHRKCLIKWLEVRKVCPLCNMPVLQLAQQAGTMDPPVPIQQPLPGIENLV, from the exons ATGACGCTGCACCAACACTTCGTGACTCAAGCACAAACGTGGAAGAT AATATCCATGAGCTCCGATTTCCCGCACTACAGCTTCAAGATGCCAAATATAGGGTTCCAGAACCTTCCCCTTAATATCTACATTGTGGTCTTTGGGACTGCCATTTTTGTCTTCATCCTCAGCCTCCTCTTCTGCTGCTATTTAATACG GTTACGGCACCAGGCGCACAAAGAGCTATATGCATACAAACAA GTCATTcagaaggaaaaagtcaaagagCTAAATTTGCATGAG ATATGTGCAGTGTGCTTGGAAGAGTTCAAACAGAAAGACGAGCTGGGGATTTGTCCGTGTAAACATGCCTTTCATAGGAA GTGCCTCATTAAGTGGTTGGAGGTGAGGAAAGTGTGCCCGCTGTGCAACATGCCCGTCCTGCAGCTGGCCCAACAGGCCGGCACCATGGACCCCCCTGTGCCCATACAGCAACCGTTGCCGGGCATCGAGAACCTGGTGTAG
- the rnf24 gene encoding RING finger protein 24 isoform X2, whose product MSSDFPHYSFKMPNIGFQNLPLNIYIVVFGTAIFVFILSLLFCCYLIRLRHQAHKELYAYKQVIQKEKVKELNLHEICAVCLEEFKQKDELGICPCKHAFHRKCLIKWLEVRKVCPLCNMPVLQLAQQAGTMDPPVPIQQPLPGIENLV is encoded by the exons ATGAGCTCCGATTTCCCGCACTACAGCTTCAAGATGCCAAATATAGGGTTCCAGAACCTTCCCCTTAATATCTACATTGTGGTCTTTGGGACTGCCATTTTTGTCTTCATCCTCAGCCTCCTCTTCTGCTGCTATTTAATACG GTTACGGCACCAGGCGCACAAAGAGCTATATGCATACAAACAA GTCATTcagaaggaaaaagtcaaagagCTAAATTTGCATGAG ATATGTGCAGTGTGCTTGGAAGAGTTCAAACAGAAAGACGAGCTGGGGATTTGTCCGTGTAAACATGCCTTTCATAGGAA GTGCCTCATTAAGTGGTTGGAGGTGAGGAAAGTGTGCCCGCTGTGCAACATGCCCGTCCTGCAGCTGGCCCAACAGGCCGGCACCATGGACCCCCCTGTGCCCATACAGCAACCGTTGCCGGGCATCGAGAACCTGGTGTAG